Sequence from the Maribellus comscasis genome:
TGTGCATTACATAAAATGCGATGGGGCTCGAAATGAGGAAAGCAATTATGACCCATTTTACCAGGTCTTTGTTAAGCATTATCATAACTTCTGAAATTTTGGCTCCGTTTATTTTTCGAATGCCAATCTCTTTTGAGCGTTTTTCGCTGGAATACAACGCCAGTCCAAAAATGCCTAAGCAGCTGATAATGATAGTAATTATAGCAAACAGGTTTATTAAATCCGAAGCATTTTCCTCGCTGGCATAGTTCGATGCTATTCTGTCTTCAACAAACTCATATTCATAATATTCGTTCTGAAAGATGGATCTCCAGGTGTTTTCTGTATATGCCAGCACATTACGAATTTGGTTAAAGTTACTGCTACCGGCGTTATTATCTGTAACCATTCGGATTCCGGCAACTCGCGAACGATTCAATTTCTGAATGATAAAGGCAGGACGTATTTTGTTATGAAACGATTCGTAGTGATAATCTTTTACCACTCCACATACTGTGTATCTTCTGTTTCCCCCATCAAAATAGGTTCTAACTTCTTTGCCCAGGGCATCAACCGGCGATGTGAAATTGAATTGTTTGGCGAGTTCCTCGTTTATGATTATACTTCTGGAAGAATCTCTCAGTTTGAAATTCTCTCCGGCAACCAGGTGTAATCCGTAGGTTTCCAGATAGGATGTATCGGCAACTGCCCGATGCGCTGTAAGTGTAATACTGTTTCGGTTTGAAAATGTGGAAATGTCATTAAAATTTCCTGCATCCTGTGCCGGATGAGAATTGGTAAAGCTAACATCTTCAATCGACGGGTTTTCCATTAAAGCCGACCTAAATCGTTTCATCAAAGTTTCGTCGTTTGTGGGTATGGGTACATTAAACACAGCCACTTTATCAAATCCCATATCAGAATTTAAAAGGAACCGGTACTGCCGGTACAGGGAAATTGTTCCGATTATCATTAACAACGAAATCGTAAACTGAACAATTACCATACTTTTTGTAAAAGTGGCTACGCCTTTTTGAGAAATTTCAAATCCGCTTTTTACCAAATCCACCGGCCGTGATGCGGACAACAACAATGAGGGATAACCGCTGCTTAACAAGCTGACCAAAATAACAAATGCCAGCAGCACCAAAACCGTGATAAAATTAAACGGCGGAGCAAAATTTTGCGGGATTCCGAAAAGATTGTATAGGAACAGAATAGCCAGTTTGCTCAGCAGCAATGCGAAAAGTATGGAAAAAGTTGTAAGCACCACCGACTCGCCAAAAAACTGGAATACCAGATGCCAGCGTTTGCCTCCCATTATTTTTCTTACTCCCACTTCGCGTGCACGGTATTTCGACCGGGCCAGCGATAGGTTTGCATAATTGGCACAAGCCATTATTAGCAAAAAGAGCCCGATGAATCCGAGAGTAACAATCGTATCTTTGCTTATAATCCGGTTATTGTAGTTGGTAAACCTCGTGTCGTAATGTATGTCGCCCAGTGGCTGAAGTTTAAATACCCGGTTTTCAGCAATTTCTTTGGAAACGTGCTGAGCATGTATTTCACTGATTTTATGCTCAATCAAATCTTTTTGTGATGGATTTTTGAGCAACACAAAACATTCCTGTCCTCCCAGGCCACCCCAATCGTTTGACATCCCTGGAAACATTCGTTCAAGCGAACTATTGGATATATACATCTGAAAAGGGAAATCGGAGTTGGCCGGAACATCGGTTACCAAACCGGAAATGGAAAAAGGGCGGTCGAATATTTCCAGCGTTTTACCCACAGGATTTTCGTCTCCAAAAAACCGGGTGGCAAGTTGCTCACTTAAAACAACTGAAAATGGCTCAGAAAGTGAGGAGGACGGAGCGCCGTAAATCCATTCAAAGCCTTTGGTTTTGAAATCGAATACATCAAAATAGGAAGGGGTAGTAAAAACGGCACGCTGGTTTTCCAGTTTGAAGAGTTCCGTATCGTTTGCGTTCGATTCATCGGGAACTCCGACTAAAAGTCCGCCCTGCGGATAAACCGGAATCACGTTTTCAAGTTCCGGAATTTCATCTTTTATTGTACCGGGAAAAGCGCCGTAAACCGCATTCCTGTATTCAAATTCTCCGGCTTCCAGCCCCAGTCCGAGCCCTTTTGTTTGCCTAATAATCCGGAATGTATTTTCAGCATTTGTGTGATATTTGTCGAAACTAAGCTCGTAGTATATTTTGGTGAAGATGACCAAACCACAGGTAAGGCTAACTACCAACCCCAATATATTAATAAGCGTACTTTTGTAATTCCGTAATAAATTTCTCAGATATGATATGATAAGTGATTTTAACATTTCTAAATTTTTAAGTTTATCATTTGTTTTCAAATTTTCCACCCTCGGGTGAGTTTGTGTGGGCTCCTATTCATAACGCAATGCCTCAACCGGATTCCTAGTTGCTGCCCGCCAGCTTTGCCAACTCACCGTTAGTAATGCAATTCCCAATGCAAGCACCCCGGCAAGCGCAAAAATCCACCAACTCAAGCTAGTTTTGTAAGCAAAATTTTCGAGCCACTTATTCATAGCATACCATGCTACCGGTGTTGAAATAACAAAGGCAACAGCAATCCATTTAATAAAATTTATATTTAGCATGGCCATTACTTCCGCAATATTGGCCCCGTTTACTTTGCGTATACCAATCTCTTTGATTTTCTGATTAGCGATAAAAGAAATCAATCCGTAAAGGCCAAGTGAAGCAATTAAAAGAGCTATTACTGCAAACAAGCGAATGAGCTTAAACGTATTGGTCTGACTGTTATAAAATCCGGCTATTTTTTTGTCAAGGAAATTGTAATTAAAAATGGCCTCAGGAAAAATGTCGCCCCACTCTTTTTTTATCTTTTGAATGGAATTGTTATAACCGGCTAAACTGGCAGTAACAGGATTTATTTTTACTGCCACTTCCTTTATATTGAAAGAAACATTGCTTAATATAACATAATCTAATTGCTGTTGAAGTGACTGTGCATGAAAATCTTCAACAACTCCCACAATGTTAAATTCCCTGTTTGCCCTGCCATAGGTAAAAATTTCACCGATTGCATTATTGGGGTCAACAAATCCCAGGAGTTCTGTTATTTTCCGGTTTACGATAGCCTCGCCCGAATTTTTCCTTTCGCTAACATTTTTACCGGCAATTAATTTAAGGTTATAAAGGTCAAGATAGTTCTCGTCTATTGTTTTTAAGTTACCCATGTATAAGTCTTTATCCAGTGTGGGATAGTTAATACTGTTGCTAACACTCCAGTCAGCCATTGGGCTTGTTGATTCAAAGCTGATTTTCTTTATTTCAGGATATTTTAAAAGATTGGATCTCAACACATCAAGCTTACTAGGTGTCGCATCAGGTAACGGAGCAATCAGCACCGCTTCTTTGTCAAATCCTAAATCAGCATTTAAAAAATAGTGTATTTGTTTTTGCATCACCAGGGTTCCGGTTATTAAAACCAGGGAGATAACAAACTGGCCAATCACGAGAATACGACGAACCGATATTGAATTTGAACTGTTTTTTACCGGAAGCGAATTTTTTAAATTCCCCACAGGCCTCATACCTGCCATAATAGTGGATGGATAGATACCTGAAATTATTCCGATTAAAAGAGCAGAAATAGTCAGAAAAATTATGCTTCCCGGACTTTTCAGTATATCGAGGCTTAAACGGTAACCAAGGATTTCATCCAGGTAAATAAATAAAAAATGTGCAATGGCTACACCGATGAATGCAGCGATATAGGAAATCAATATGGTTTCACCCATAAACTGTGAAATCAATTGAAATTTACTGACTCCAGTAATTTTTCGTACGCCAATTTCTTTAAATCTTTTGGATGATTGAGCGGTAGATAAATTGATAAAATTAATGGAAGCCAATAGAATAATAAATAACCCAACCAGGCCGAGAATATAATAAGCTTTTTCTGAAACCTTCCGGTGGCCGTAATTCTGGGCCCTTCCTGAGTGCAGTTCAGACAGAGGCTGCAAAACGTATTTTTTAAAAACAGGCGAATCAGTACCAATATACTTGGCTGCAAAAGCCTTAAGCCGATTTTCAAAAACAACCGGAGAAATATCACCGGGTAGAAGCAGGTAACAATTAGTGGCAGAATTATATTCCTGCCAGTCAGTTCCATCATTAAAATATGGATTTGAAGCTGACTGACTTTTGTAATCAGCTATAATGGTAAAGGGCAAATCTGTATTTTGAGGAGTATCAGCAATAACAGCGGTTACAGTAAACGTTTTTTGGTTATTTACACTTAATGATTTACCCAATGCGTTACTTACATTTCCGGGTGTTAAATTGAAATATTTTTGGGCCAGCGATGAAGTAATAACAACACTTCCTGCATTTGACAAAGCATTTTGAGGATTTCCTGTCAGAAAATCAAAATCAAATATCTCAAAAATTTCAGGCTCAGCATAAGCCAGCCCGGTGTTCTCCTGATACCTTTCAAAGGTTCCGTTGCTGTTTTCAATGGCTATCTGCCCCTTTTCGGCATAAAAAGTCATTACTGCGTCCACTCCGGGAAAATCATTTCGAATAGCTTCACCGATCGGGTGTACCTGCGATTCAGCATAAATTATTCCCTCTCCGGGAGGTTCCAGCTGGCTAATCAACCGGTAGATATTTGAATAATTCTTGTGGTACTTATCAAATCCCGATTCATAACTGATAATTTTATAAATCACGAGTCCGCAGGCAATTCCAATGGCAAGCCCTATAATGTTAATAGCTGCATAAACCTTGTTCCGGGTTATCTGCCGCCACGCTATTTTGATAAAATTATTTCCCATTTTTTCTGTTTTAATTGTTATTATTCGTATCGAAGTGCTTCCACAGGATTGCTCACTGCAAGTTTCAATACGTGGTAACTAATGGTAGCGAAAGCGATAATAGCTACCAAAACAATGGCTATAACAAATTCAGTTACTGAAAGCGGCTCCTTGTATGCGCCGGGCATGGTTTTATAAATGTAGATAGC
This genomic interval carries:
- a CDS encoding ABC transporter permease, which translates into the protein MGNNFIKIAWRQITRNKVYAAINIIGLAIGIACGLVIYKIISYESGFDKYHKNYSNIYRLISQLEPPGEGIIYAESQVHPIGEAIRNDFPGVDAVMTFYAEKGQIAIENSNGTFERYQENTGLAYAEPEIFEIFDFDFLTGNPQNALSNAGSVVITSSLAQKYFNLTPGNVSNALGKSLSVNNQKTFTVTAVIADTPQNTDLPFTIIADYKSQSASNPYFNDGTDWQEYNSATNCYLLLPGDISPVVFENRLKAFAAKYIGTDSPVFKKYVLQPLSELHSGRAQNYGHRKVSEKAYYILGLVGLFIILLASINFINLSTAQSSKRFKEIGVRKITGVSKFQLISQFMGETILISYIAAFIGVAIAHFLFIYLDEILGYRLSLDILKSPGSIIFLTISALLIGIISGIYPSTIMAGMRPVGNLKNSLPVKNSSNSISVRRILVIGQFVISLVLITGTLVMQKQIHYFLNADLGFDKEAVLIAPLPDATPSKLDVLRSNLLKYPEIKKISFESTSPMADWSVSNSINYPTLDKDLYMGNLKTIDENYLDLYNLKLIAGKNVSERKNSGEAIVNRKITELLGFVDPNNAIGEIFTYGRANREFNIVGVVEDFHAQSLQQQLDYVILSNVSFNIKEVAVKINPVTASLAGYNNSIQKIKKEWGDIFPEAIFNYNFLDKKIAGFYNSQTNTFKLIRLFAVIALLIASLGLYGLISFIANQKIKEIGIRKVNGANIAEVMAMLNINFIKWIAVAFVISTPVAWYAMNKWLENFAYKTSLSWWIFALAGVLALGIALLTVSWQSWRAATRNPVEALRYE
- a CDS encoding ABC transporter permease, whose product is MLKSLIISYLRNLLRNYKSTLINILGLVVSLTCGLVIFTKIYYELSFDKYHTNAENTFRIIRQTKGLGLGLEAGEFEYRNAVYGAFPGTIKDEIPELENVIPVYPQGGLLVGVPDESNANDTELFKLENQRAVFTTPSYFDVFDFKTKGFEWIYGAPSSSLSEPFSVVLSEQLATRFFGDENPVGKTLEIFDRPFSISGLVTDVPANSDFPFQMYISNSSLERMFPGMSNDWGGLGGQECFVLLKNPSQKDLIEHKISEIHAQHVSKEIAENRVFKLQPLGDIHYDTRFTNYNNRIISKDTIVTLGFIGLFLLIMACANYANLSLARSKYRAREVGVRKIMGGKRWHLVFQFFGESVVLTTFSILFALLLSKLAILFLYNLFGIPQNFAPPFNFITVLVLLAFVILVSLLSSGYPSLLLSASRPVDLVKSGFEISQKGVATFTKSMVIVQFTISLLMIIGTISLYRQYRFLLNSDMGFDKVAVFNVPIPTNDETLMKRFRSALMENPSIEDVSFTNSHPAQDAGNFNDISTFSNRNSITLTAHRAVADTSYLETYGLHLVAGENFKLRDSSRSIIINEELAKQFNFTSPVDALGKEVRTYFDGGNRRYTVCGVVKDYHYESFHNKIRPAFIIQKLNRSRVAGIRMVTDNNAGSSNFNQIRNVLAYTENTWRSIFQNEYYEYEFVEDRIASNYASEENASDLINLFAIITIIISCLGIFGLALYSSEKRSKEIGIRKINGAKISEVMIMLNKDLVKWVIIAFLISSPIAFYVMHKWLENFAYKTNLSWWIFVAAGILVLAIALLTVSWQSWRAATKNPVEALRYE